A section of the Verrucomicrobiales bacterium genome encodes:
- the metH gene encoding methionine synthase, whose protein sequence is MSKPKNRAAELERLLRERIVIIDGAMGTVIQQYSLDEAAFRGERFKDWKGKDLKGNNELLNITRPDVIEEIHRRYFEAGADIVETNTFNGQFISLADYGMESLSYELSRSGAECARRAADAVMAKQPGRTCFVAGAIGPTTKTSSISTDVNDASSRGTTFDTLVQAYGEQVRALLDGGVDILLVETIFDTLNAKAAFFAIQQILDERGLVPLPYGSAVPEGKEVIPLMASVTFIQKGGTRGVTGQTVEAFWNSISHVPLLSVGMNCALGPKELRPLIEELSQLAPLYVSVYPNAGLPNPLLPTGFPETPESLAPQLQEWAQNGVFNIVGGCCGTTPPHIAAIAAAVKGIASRVVPQAKPYLRLSGNDALTLTPETNFINIGERTNVTGSPKFSKLILGGQYEEAVAVARQQVENGAQIIDVNMDEGMLDGQAAMTRYLNYIMTEPEIAKVPIMIDSSKWSVIEAGLKCVQGKGIVNSISLKEGEDKFLEQARLVRRYGAAVIVMAFDERGQADSYQRRIEICQRCYNLLTQKVGFPPQDIIFDPNILTVGTGIDEHNNYAVDFIEATRWIKANLPLAKVSGGVSNISFSFRGNNAVREAMHSAFLYHAIKAGLDMGIVNAGMLEVYQEVPKDLLERVEDVLLNRRPDATERLVTLGEALKKQGSKEGPEKVDAEWRKGPVEDRLSHALVKGIVDFIDADTEEARQKYGRPLLVIEGPLMAGMNVVGDLFGAGKMFLPQVVKSARVMKKAVAYLFPFMEAEKAAALAAGQTVQAQGKVLMATVKGDVHDIGKNIVGVVLGCNNYEVIDLGVMVPCEKILETARQEKVDIIGLSGLITPSLDEMVHVAREMERQGFRIPLLIGGATTSKAHTAVKIAQNYQQPVVHVLDASRAVPVVSQLISGSQKPAFVSQLKEEYDRVRAQHAGTSAKLVSLEEARKQAPQLSYDSLSQPEFIGIRKLTSAPSAAQGSAESIQLKELASYIDWSPFFHTWELRGRYPAILQHEKYGEQARKLHHDALALLDRMIRQNLITATGVYGFFPANRVGDDVELYTDESRREVKARFHFLRQQVEKAPGQPYFCLADFIAPRDATPSNSAPLPDYIGAFAVTTGGGLKELIEAFRKDHDDYNVIMAEALADRLAEAFAEFLHQRARRDWSYGRAETFSTEQLIEEAYRGIRPAAGYPACPDHTEKGTLWNLLKVEENAGIKLTESYAMWPGSSVSGLYFGHPQSKYFAVGKLGKDQILDYHLRKNLTLQEVERWLGPYLNYDPAAQATSTAATGCGCGKPHGV, encoded by the coding sequence ATGAGCAAGCCAAAGAATCGTGCAGCAGAGCTGGAACGTCTGCTTCGGGAACGTATCGTCATCATCGACGGTGCCATGGGGACCGTCATCCAGCAATACAGCCTGGACGAGGCCGCATTCCGGGGCGAGCGGTTCAAAGATTGGAAGGGCAAGGACCTCAAGGGCAACAACGAGCTGCTGAACATCACGCGTCCGGATGTCATCGAAGAAATTCACCGCCGCTATTTCGAAGCCGGCGCGGACATCGTCGAGACCAACACCTTCAACGGACAGTTCATCTCCCTAGCGGACTATGGGATGGAATCCCTGTCCTATGAGCTGTCGCGTTCCGGTGCTGAGTGCGCGCGTCGTGCGGCGGATGCGGTCATGGCCAAGCAACCCGGCCGCACCTGCTTTGTCGCGGGTGCCATCGGACCGACCACGAAAACCTCGTCGATCTCGACCGATGTTAATGACGCCTCCTCCCGCGGAACGACGTTTGATACCCTGGTTCAGGCTTATGGTGAACAGGTCCGTGCGCTCTTGGACGGTGGAGTCGACATCCTGCTGGTTGAAACCATTTTCGACACCCTGAACGCCAAAGCGGCGTTCTTCGCCATCCAGCAAATCCTCGACGAACGCGGCTTGGTTCCCCTGCCCTATGGGAGCGCCGTGCCCGAAGGGAAAGAAGTCATTCCGCTCATGGCTTCCGTCACCTTCATTCAGAAGGGTGGCACGCGCGGAGTGACCGGGCAAACGGTTGAGGCCTTCTGGAACTCGATCTCCCACGTGCCCTTGCTCAGCGTGGGAATGAACTGCGCGCTCGGACCGAAGGAGCTGCGCCCGCTGATCGAGGAACTCTCCCAGCTCGCTCCGCTCTACGTCAGCGTGTATCCGAACGCTGGGCTCCCGAATCCTTTGCTGCCCACCGGTTTTCCAGAGACGCCCGAAAGCTTGGCTCCGCAGCTGCAGGAATGGGCCCAAAACGGGGTCTTTAACATCGTCGGCGGCTGCTGCGGCACCACTCCACCCCACATCGCCGCCATCGCTGCCGCTGTGAAGGGCATTGCGTCTCGTGTTGTCCCCCAAGCCAAGCCGTACCTGCGGCTGAGCGGCAACGACGCGCTGACCCTCACGCCCGAAACCAATTTCATCAACATCGGTGAACGAACCAATGTCACCGGCTCGCCAAAGTTCTCCAAGCTGATCCTCGGTGGCCAATACGAGGAAGCGGTCGCCGTGGCGCGCCAGCAGGTGGAGAACGGGGCACAGATCATCGACGTCAACATGGACGAGGGAATGCTGGACGGCCAAGCAGCCATGACCCGCTACCTGAACTACATCATGACCGAACCGGAGATCGCCAAGGTCCCGATCATGATCGATTCGTCCAAATGGAGCGTCATCGAAGCCGGCCTCAAATGCGTTCAAGGCAAGGGCATCGTAAACTCCATTTCCCTCAAAGAAGGGGAAGACAAGTTTCTGGAGCAAGCCCGGCTAGTCCGACGCTACGGGGCCGCGGTCATCGTCATGGCCTTCGACGAACGAGGTCAGGCCGACTCCTACCAACGCCGGATTGAAATCTGCCAGCGCTGCTACAACCTGCTCACCCAAAAGGTGGGCTTCCCGCCTCAGGACATCATTTTCGATCCGAACATCCTGACCGTGGGAACGGGCATCGATGAGCATAACAATTACGCGGTCGACTTCATCGAAGCGACCCGTTGGATCAAAGCGAACCTGCCGCTCGCCAAAGTCAGCGGCGGCGTTTCCAACATCTCCTTCAGCTTCCGCGGAAACAACGCCGTGCGCGAAGCGATGCACAGCGCCTTCCTCTACCACGCCATCAAAGCCGGCCTCGACATGGGCATCGTCAATGCCGGCATGCTCGAGGTGTACCAGGAAGTGCCCAAGGATCTGTTGGAACGGGTGGAAGATGTGCTGCTCAACCGCCGTCCCGACGCCACCGAACGCCTCGTCACCTTGGGAGAAGCTCTGAAAAAGCAGGGCTCCAAGGAAGGACCTGAGAAAGTCGATGCCGAGTGGCGCAAGGGACCAGTCGAGGATCGGCTCAGCCATGCTCTGGTCAAAGGCATCGTGGACTTCATCGATGCCGACACGGAAGAAGCGCGCCAAAAGTACGGCCGTCCTTTGTTGGTTATCGAAGGCCCCCTGATGGCCGGGATGAACGTCGTCGGGGATCTCTTCGGCGCTGGAAAGATGTTCCTACCCCAGGTGGTGAAGTCCGCCCGAGTCATGAAGAAGGCGGTCGCCTACTTGTTCCCGTTCATGGAAGCGGAGAAGGCCGCGGCACTCGCCGCGGGCCAGACCGTGCAGGCGCAAGGCAAGGTCCTGATGGCGACCGTCAAAGGCGACGTTCACGACATCGGCAAAAACATTGTCGGGGTGGTGCTCGGCTGCAACAACTACGAGGTGATCGATCTCGGGGTGATGGTGCCTTGCGAAAAAATCCTCGAGACCGCCCGTCAGGAGAAGGTCGACATCATCGGCCTCAGCGGGCTCATTACGCCTTCCCTGGATGAGATGGTTCATGTCGCACGCGAGATGGAACGCCAAGGCTTCCGCATTCCGCTGCTGATCGGAGGCGCGACTACCAGCAAAGCGCACACCGCGGTGAAGATCGCCCAGAACTATCAACAGCCGGTCGTTCACGTCCTGGACGCCAGCCGCGCCGTGCCCGTGGTCAGCCAGCTGATCAGCGGGAGCCAGAAGCCCGCCTTCGTAAGCCAACTTAAAGAAGAGTATGACCGAGTCCGGGCTCAGCATGCCGGCACTAGCGCCAAATTGGTCAGCTTGGAAGAAGCTCGCAAACAAGCGCCGCAGCTGAGCTACGACAGTCTCTCGCAACCTGAGTTCATCGGGATCCGTAAGCTCACGAGCGCCCCCTCAGCCGCCCAAGGGTCAGCAGAATCGATCCAGCTCAAGGAGCTGGCTTCCTACATCGATTGGTCCCCCTTCTTCCACACCTGGGAATTGCGCGGCCGATACCCGGCGATTCTCCAACACGAGAAATACGGCGAACAAGCTCGGAAGCTGCACCACGACGCACTGGCCTTGCTCGACCGGATGATCCGTCAGAACTTGATCACCGCCACGGGAGTCTACGGGTTCTTCCCCGCGAACCGCGTGGGTGATGACGTGGAGCTCTACACCGATGAGTCCCGACGAGAGGTGAAGGCGCGCTTCCATTTCCTCCGCCAGCAAGTGGAGAAAGCCCCCGGACAGCCCTACTTCTGCCTCGCTGATTTCATCGCTCCGCGCGACGCAACCCCATCCAACTCCGCCCCCCTTCCCGATTATATCGGAGCCTTCGCCGTGACCACGGGCGGAGGACTCAAGGAGCTGATCGAAGCGTTCCGCAAAGATCACGACGACTACAATGTCATCATGGCGGAGGCGTTGGCCGATCGGCTGGCGGAAGCTTTTGCCGAGTTCTTGCACCAGCGAGCCCGACGGGATTGGTCCTATGGTCGTGCGGAGACCTTCTCCACCGAGCAGCTCATCGAGGAGGCGTACCGTGGCATCCGGCCCGCCGCCGGATACCCTGCGTGCCCTGATCACACGGAGAAGGGCACCTTGTGGAACCTGCTCAAGGTTGAGGAGAACGCCGGTATCAAGCTAACCGAAAGCTATGCCATGTGGCCGGGTAGCAGTGTGAGCGGACTGTACTTCGGTCATCCGCAATCCAAGTATTTTGCCGTGGGTAAGCTTGGTAAGGATCAGATCCTGGACTATCACCTGCGCAAAAATCTAACCCTCCAAGAGGTGGAGCGCTGGCTGGGACCCTATCTGAACTACGATCCCGCAGCGCAGGCGACATCGACAGCCGCAACCGGTTGCGGCTGCGGCAAGCCGCACGGCGTCTAG
- a CDS encoding pyridoxal phosphate-dependent aminotransferase, whose amino-acid sequence MPSTASRLNVFTESVIRGMTRLSNRYGAINLSQGFPDFDPPEEVLAALERATRGPHHQYAVTWGAPRFREALARKITRFSGVPVDPDTHLVVTCGSTEAMMVAMMTACNPGDKVIVFSPFYENYAADAILSGAQPIYVPLRAPDFAFDPRELEAAFAQKPKAIVICNPSNPTGKVFTRAELLQILALAEKHDTFVITDEPYEHIVFPPHEHVYFSALPGAAERTITCNSLSKTYSITGWRLGYVQASPEVIAQARKVHDFLTVGAAAPLQEAAVAGLELPDSYYTGLRDLYAHKREVFLSYLRQTKLPFTEPQGAYYVMVDISSLGHARDTDAAEWFIREVGVAGVPGSSFFREPEHRYIRFHFAKREETLRAAGERLLRFK is encoded by the coding sequence ATGCCCTCCACCGCCTCGCGTCTCAATGTGTTCACGGAATCAGTCATTCGAGGAATGACGCGGCTCTCCAACCGTTACGGCGCCATCAACCTTTCCCAAGGATTTCCCGACTTCGATCCTCCGGAAGAGGTGCTCGCTGCCCTGGAACGAGCCACCCGCGGGCCGCATCACCAATACGCGGTTACCTGGGGCGCTCCTCGCTTTCGCGAAGCCCTAGCGCGAAAAATCACCCGCTTTAGCGGAGTCCCGGTGGATCCCGACACCCACCTCGTGGTCACCTGCGGGAGCACTGAAGCCATGATGGTGGCCATGATGACCGCCTGCAATCCAGGCGACAAAGTCATCGTGTTCTCTCCCTTTTATGAGAACTACGCGGCTGATGCGATCCTGTCCGGCGCACAACCGATCTACGTCCCGCTTCGCGCCCCAGACTTCGCCTTCGATCCCCGAGAACTGGAGGCCGCGTTCGCGCAGAAGCCCAAAGCCATCGTCATTTGCAATCCGTCCAATCCAACCGGGAAAGTCTTTACTCGAGCCGAGCTGCTCCAGATTTTAGCTCTGGCCGAAAAACACGATACCTTCGTCATCACCGACGAACCCTACGAGCACATTGTCTTTCCTCCCCACGAACACGTCTACTTTTCAGCGCTCCCCGGAGCGGCCGAGAGAACCATTACCTGCAACTCGCTTTCCAAAACGTATTCCATCACCGGATGGCGGCTCGGCTATGTGCAAGCTTCGCCCGAAGTCATCGCCCAAGCCCGCAAGGTCCACGACTTCCTGACCGTGGGTGCCGCTGCGCCCCTGCAGGAGGCAGCCGTGGCCGGTTTGGAACTGCCGGACAGCTATTACACCGGACTCCGCGATCTCTACGCCCACAAACGCGAGGTCTTCCTCAGTTACCTCCGCCAGACCAAACTCCCCTTCACCGAACCCCAAGGGGCCTACTACGTGATGGTCGATATCTCCAGCCTGGGCCACGCGCGGGATACCGATGCGGCTGAATGGTTTATCCGCGAAGTCGGTGTCGCTGGCGTTCCCGGATCCAGCTTCTTCCGCGAGCCCGAACACCGCTACATCCGCTTCCATTTCGCCAAGCGTGAGGAAACCCTGCGGGCCGCGGGCGAGCGACTCCTTCGCTTTAAATAG
- a CDS encoding Dabb family protein produces MFSHVVIFWTDPKNPNAVQELLDGADKYLKPIPGVLHYHIGKMVGSPRPVVDQTYQVALNLVFADKKGQDDYQVHPLHVEFVEKVFKKNCARALIYDFA; encoded by the coding sequence ATGTTTTCACACGTTGTCATTTTCTGGACCGATCCGAAGAATCCCAACGCCGTTCAAGAGCTGCTCGACGGCGCGGATAAGTATCTCAAACCCATTCCCGGCGTCCTGCACTACCACATCGGAAAGATGGTCGGCAGCCCCCGACCGGTTGTGGACCAAACCTATCAGGTCGCGCTGAACCTGGTGTTCGCCGACAAAAAGGGTCAGGACGACTACCAAGTCCATCCCCTCCACGTGGAATTTGTGGAGAAAGTGTTCAAAAAGAACTGCGCGCGCGCACTGATCTACGACTTCGCCTAA
- a CDS encoding GxxExxY protein, with translation MLKFQRAKSRPASENNAVRHEEITKDIIGAAMAVLNQLKPGLDEKLYENALIIELVDRGHSVVQQKDYPVHYRGHYIGKLVPDLIVDDLVITDPKVVSAFSETHLAQMLGYLNITGLEVALLLNFKYATLAWKRVVSGRTPQ, from the coding sequence TTGCTCAAGTTTCAGCGTGCAAAGTCGAGGCCAGCCAGCGAGAATAATGCTGTGAGGCACGAGGAGATTACCAAGGATATCATCGGTGCGGCCATGGCTGTACTAAACCAGCTCAAACCAGGATTGGATGAGAAGCTCTATGAAAACGCTCTGATCATCGAACTGGTAGACAGAGGACATTCAGTCGTCCAACAGAAGGACTACCCGGTCCACTACCGAGGCCACTACATAGGTAAGCTTGTGCCCGACCTAATTGTAGACGATCTAGTCATCACAGACCCCAAGGTAGTGAGTGCCTTCAGCGAAACGCACCTCGCTCAAATGTTAGGCTACCTCAACATCACCGGTTTGGAAGTCGCACTGTTACTCAATTTTAAATACGCAACTCTGGCTTGGAAACGGGTCGTCTCGGGCCGCACACCCCAGTGA
- a CDS encoding PD40 domain-containing protein — protein MMRSRFSIGGFACLTLWFCVAPLQAGTVTATLKNVGGANAPATGTRFVLSYTPLRQTNGVNPATFSGVTAGTYTLEGYSSSTFWGEEFWASEDVSVLAGQTTSASVTRRYPYASSVVVSNVTSGGVISSGETLPAGTQVRAFVTVTNALASAALNSRVRFIFDISQSEPYGEFDSTTSFQSVAALGRRTFTFDFTPTVAGQNWFAYRVDTTLLNGNTLTTDSAGWQQAFQSLQSLTILGRVAYHSYSGYLASPMNANDGHIFIFTLPNGTLRRLTQGLPIQNAMNPHISNDGSRIVFMAIPQGGALNQNSLEIYCYDLATESLTRLTTNGVPDEDAKFSPDGQTIVFKRNGQVWMMGADGGSPIQLTFTADEKSGPNFSPDGADLIYWSEAGANADVWRMTVAGTGAEKIIGTARLQEYYPIYRDAQNILYTRWESTGDALDKIYSYSTSSTKTHRLAVNHAGANDSDSFPVDSNLIGFSSDRSGGDGGYDVYLGNPATGVVFALPAANNTLHDLGGWYSPYSDARKVVVLNPTNRAQFIGGSTTILRARGYSNGGVWAGASPKIVLLGAVNAEFTGLHDDGMNGDQTAGDGIYSKSVTLPSQVGNYTVYSSAKTTDNGITHEIRSTNVSISLVNLTPPTLSNPRKVGTTFTVSLPTQLGFNYVLEFKNFLTDANWTAIQTNGGTGGPMTLTNTGATTVNRFYRVRVQ, from the coding sequence ATGATGAGATCTCGTTTCTCAATTGGCGGATTTGCTTGTCTAACGCTGTGGTTCTGCGTCGCACCACTTCAAGCGGGCACGGTAACGGCCACACTAAAGAACGTTGGCGGTGCCAACGCACCCGCAACCGGCACTCGCTTTGTCCTTTCCTACACGCCGTTAAGGCAAACCAACGGGGTTAACCCGGCCACCTTCAGCGGCGTGACGGCAGGGACATACACCCTAGAAGGTTATTCCAGCAGCACATTTTGGGGTGAGGAGTTCTGGGCGAGCGAAGACGTTTCCGTCTTGGCCGGACAAACCACATCGGCCTCAGTGACGCGACGTTATCCCTATGCGTCGTCCGTTGTGGTTTCCAACGTGACCAGCGGCGGGGTGATTTCAAGCGGAGAGACATTGCCGGCCGGAACGCAGGTTCGAGCTTTTGTCACAGTAACAAATGCCTTGGCGAGCGCCGCTTTGAACAGCCGGGTGCGATTCATTTTCGACATCAGCCAATCGGAGCCATACGGTGAATTCGACAGCACCACATCCTTTCAATCGGTGGCGGCCTTGGGTCGCCGCACATTCACGTTTGATTTCACACCGACAGTGGCAGGGCAGAATTGGTTTGCCTATCGGGTGGATACCACCCTCTTGAACGGGAACACCCTCACGACAGACAGTGCTGGCTGGCAACAGGCTTTTCAAAGCCTTCAAAGCCTCACCATCCTTGGCCGCGTTGCCTATCATAGCTACAGCGGATACTTGGCTTCGCCAATGAATGCCAATGACGGCCACATCTTTATATTCACTTTGCCGAACGGAACGCTTCGCCGATTGACGCAGGGACTGCCGATTCAGAATGCGATGAACCCGCACATTTCTAACGACGGCTCGCGAATCGTTTTCATGGCGATACCTCAAGGCGGAGCACTGAATCAAAACTCGCTCGAAATCTACTGTTACGACTTGGCGACAGAAAGTCTGACTCGGCTCACAACGAACGGCGTCCCCGACGAAGATGCAAAGTTCTCACCAGACGGACAAACGATCGTTTTCAAACGAAATGGCCAAGTGTGGATGATGGGCGCTGATGGGGGCAGCCCGATCCAACTCACGTTCACGGCTGACGAAAAGTCCGGGCCGAATTTCTCACCAGATGGAGCAGACCTGATCTACTGGTCTGAGGCGGGAGCAAATGCGGATGTCTGGCGAATGACGGTAGCGGGAACGGGCGCGGAAAAAATCATCGGAACCGCGCGTCTGCAGGAATACTACCCGATTTACCGGGATGCTCAGAACATCCTCTACACGCGCTGGGAATCCACCGGTGATGCACTCGACAAGATTTACAGCTATTCAACTTCATCTACCAAGACTCATAGGCTGGCGGTGAACCACGCTGGCGCGAACGATTCGGATTCGTTTCCTGTGGACTCAAATCTGATAGGCTTCTCCAGTGACCGGAGCGGAGGGGACGGCGGATATGATGTTTACCTGGGCAATCCCGCCACAGGAGTGGTCTTTGCGCTTCCGGCAGCTAACAACACCCTCCATGACCTTGGCGGTTGGTACTCACCCTATTCCGATGCGCGAAAAGTGGTGGTGCTGAATCCAACAAACCGAGCACAATTCATAGGTGGCAGCACAACCATTCTCAGGGCAAGGGGATACTCGAATGGCGGAGTGTGGGCGGGCGCATCGCCGAAAATCGTGCTCCTAGGAGCGGTGAACGCGGAATTCACCGGCTTGCATGACGATGGAATGAACGGGGACCAAACCGCTGGCGATGGAATCTACTCGAAGTCGGTAACGCTCCCCTCACAGGTGGGAAACTACACGGTTTATAGCTCAGCGAAGACAACTGATAATGGAATCACACATGAAATCCGCTCAACGAACGTGAGCATCTCGCTTGTCAACCTGACCCCGCCCACCCTAAGCAATCCGCGTAAAGTCGGAACTACCTTTACTGTTTCCCTCCCGACGCAACTTGGTTTCAACTATGTCTTGGAATTCAAGAATTTCCTGACTGACGCCAACTGGACTGCAATCCAAACCAACGGTGGCACTGGCGGGCCGATGACGCTGACGAATACAGGGGCTACGACAGTGAATCGTTTCTACCGTGTTCGTGTTCAGTAG
- the grpE gene encoding nucleotide exchange factor GrpE, translating into MDEPTVSRIPFWAKAAFFIGDALLLGVALVIVMEAPHPLPLPQACLLVVSVMAGAILFCVPFIMEHKAAVRLAEAAELKSASDQFRNLEELAERISQATGQWQTVQEHCEKAVGSAKEIGERMVAEGKEFAAFSTKAADAERTHLRLEIDKRRRAETESIEVLVRICDHVYALYRAGVQSGQPALQEQLGLFQRAVRDAIRRLGLVAHEAEPGTPFDPNQHQLMDPNTSPSEGALIADTIASGYTMQGQALRRIVVAVQPMAAATNPSEPAQLSLVPEPTPEAPDDPKG; encoded by the coding sequence ATGGATGAGCCAACAGTTTCACGGATTCCGTTTTGGGCCAAAGCTGCCTTTTTTATCGGTGACGCCCTCCTTCTGGGCGTCGCGCTGGTGATCGTGATGGAAGCGCCTCACCCGCTACCTCTACCGCAGGCCTGTTTGCTGGTGGTTTCGGTCATGGCGGGTGCCATCCTGTTCTGCGTGCCTTTCATCATGGAGCACAAAGCCGCCGTGCGGCTGGCCGAGGCGGCCGAACTGAAGTCCGCGAGCGACCAATTCCGGAACTTGGAAGAGCTGGCCGAGCGGATCAGCCAGGCCACCGGACAGTGGCAAACGGTTCAAGAGCACTGCGAGAAGGCAGTGGGCTCAGCCAAGGAAATCGGGGAGCGCATGGTGGCCGAAGGCAAAGAGTTCGCGGCCTTCTCTACGAAGGCGGCCGATGCCGAGCGAACGCACCTACGGCTCGAGATCGACAAGCGCCGTCGCGCGGAGACCGAATCGATTGAGGTGCTCGTTCGGATCTGCGATCACGTCTACGCACTGTACCGCGCGGGCGTTCAGAGCGGACAACCGGCCTTGCAGGAACAGCTCGGTCTATTTCAGCGCGCCGTGCGTGATGCGATTCGTCGTTTGGGGCTGGTGGCGCACGAGGCCGAGCCCGGCACCCCCTTCGATCCGAACCAGCACCAGCTGATGGATCCCAATACCAGTCCGTCCGAAGGAGCGTTGATCGCCGACACCATCGCCAGCGGCTATACGATGCAAGGCCAAGCCCTGCGACGCATCGTCGTCGCCGTGCAGCCCATGGCCGCCGCGACCAACCCCTCCGAGCCCGCGCAGCTGAGCCTCGTGCCCGAACCCACCCCCGAAGCACCTGACGATCCCAAAGGATGA
- a CDS encoding PEP-CTERM sorting domain-containing protein (PEP-CTERM proteins occur, often in large numbers, in the proteomes of bacteria that also encode an exosortase, a predicted intramembrane cysteine proteinase. The presence of a PEP-CTERM domain at a protein's C-terminus predicts cleavage within the sorting domain, followed by covalent anchoring to some some component of the (usually Gram-negative) cell surface. Many PEP-CTERM proteins exhibit an unusual sequence composition that includes large numbers of potential glycosylation sites. Expression of one such protein has been shown restore the ability of a bacterium to form floc, a type of biofilm.), with product MSSALSSLFKITLGGLALLSVSSNQAATVVSNLGEAGSASANFSSTTWLAISFTTDNQSYTLDSFVVPLDAVGGGVTVTPRIFADSGGVPSGSSLETFASQTFSSGGYKAFTSSGLSLSPSTTYWLTLEGGGAIPVWFATASTAQTGSWLIGDLGRRSSDSGSSWGTTTVNIGFVSMDATVVPEPAPLVVLALGAAGLALRRLRWRGPYNSDKL from the coding sequence ATGTCATCGGCCTTATCTTCTTTGTTCAAGATCACCCTTGGTGGACTGGCGCTCCTTTCCGTCAGCTCCAATCAGGCGGCGACTGTCGTCAGCAACCTGGGCGAGGCAGGATCCGCTTCGGCCAACTTTAGCAGTACCACCTGGCTTGCTATCTCGTTTACCACGGATAACCAGAGCTACACGCTTGATTCCTTTGTGGTTCCATTGGATGCAGTCGGAGGAGGCGTCACGGTGACTCCAAGGATTTTCGCGGACTCGGGTGGTGTCCCCAGCGGGTCGAGTCTTGAGACATTCGCTTCGCAAACGTTTAGCTCAGGAGGATACAAGGCTTTTACATCGAGCGGGCTGAGCCTCTCTCCATCGACGACCTATTGGCTTACTTTGGAGGGAGGGGGTGCCATTCCGGTGTGGTTTGCAACAGCGTCAACAGCCCAAACCGGCAGTTGGCTGATCGGAGACCTAGGCCGACGCAGCAGTGACAGTGGATCTTCGTGGGGTACCACGACGGTCAATATTGGATTTGTTTCGATGGACGCCACCGTGGTGCCAGAACCTGCGCCCCTGGTTGTGCTGGCGCTTGGGGCTGCCGGATTAGCGCTGCGCCGCCTCCGGTGGCGTGGACCTTACAATTCCGACAAGCTCTAA